A window from Mytilus galloprovincialis chromosome 8, xbMytGall1.hap1.1, whole genome shotgun sequence encodes these proteins:
- the LOC143043015 gene encoding protein toll-like, protein MFSSSHLSKINQESYPGYFHWRPHTVVSNFLMCPDACNHTITFRRNFAGNNVVTCCVKDAQPFWNISKSNLLDVLHLKTTREYWFFEGIDTSAVNLYFKVVYQQGDLKEIPDILCKSKKIVEINFSANQIENIANIDCLHILDTLNLSFNRVSSLKNTTFRVLKYLRVLNLSYNKIQYIEPNTFNYRPGSLMKINLNRNLMESIDVTNLLIDYWFDRIDLIGNRISKFTNELSNKFNFSNGGGTINLGHNLISEFPNLPKLGIPIDILLSGVFKYPINIFKNPIKCDCKFGSFIKTFQLAAKHFEGPRIFICKDPPLLREKRLIDINEDLLTCDISMQHRCPPECNCYEQPSRSRVVVNCSSTRKRKMPSVCPQQDDLDIDFSHNFISVFEYHTYLNRTFSINLSNNRITSVDPFIYGIVKLRNINLQHNKILQIHKNVLLMTNDHKISFGRISIKCSCEMKWIESWLENQLRRHGVYNSINCHIRGRNIQASSISEICAFVKPNSTVKYVLFSVVISIFVSLLLCLKMKYELCLLLRNFKRLYLNRFNNNDSVEPIRFDVYISFNAENSNIMKWIKTVVSNLEKNGYKICLPPRDFDVGGVHVDQISTEIANSISYLVILSDDYLKSQFQMIEWNKIWAHYKTNIYRNIVVINYDISDSVNIQDRKLKAFVRLGFTFDFCNFNNKLMNDIELKLRRTEKLQLLT, encoded by the coding sequence ATGTTTTCATCATCACATTTGAGTAAGATTAACCAGGAATCATATCCTGGATATTTTCACTGGAGACCACATACTGTTGTTAGTAACTTTCTTATGTGTCCAGATGCATGTAATCACACCATAACATTTCGGCGTAATTTTGCAGGGAATAATGTTGTCACATGTTGCGTAAAAGATGCTCAACCATTCTGGAATATTTCGAAGTCTAATTTACTTGACGTTCTACACTTGAAAACAACAAGAGAATATTGGTTTTTTGAAGGAATTGACACATCTGCCGTTAACTTGTACTTTAAAGTTGTGTACCAACAGGGAGACTTAAAAGAAATTCCAGATATtttatgtaaaagtaaaaaaatagttgaaattaATTTTTCTGCAAATCAGATTGAAAACATCGCTAACATTGACTGTTTACACATTCTTGACACATTAAATCTTTCTTTTAATCGAGTTTCAAGCTTGAAAAATACAACATTCAGGGTGTTGAAATATTTGAGAGTTTTGAACTTATCTTATAACAAGATACAGTATATAGAGCCAAATACGTTTAACTATCGTCCAGGTTCCCTCATGAAGATTAACCTAAACAGAAATCTTATGGAAAGTATTGATGTAACAAACTTATTAATCGATTATTGGTTTGACCGTATAGATTTGATTGGCAATAGAATATCGAAGTTTACAAATGAATTAtctaataaattcaatttttcaaatgGTGGTGGAACCATTAATTTAGGACACAATCTAATATCTGAATTTCCGAATCTACCAAAATTGGGAATACCCATTGATATTTTGTTAAGTGGTGTTTTTAAATATCcgatcaatatatttaaaaatccaataaaatgtgaTTGTAAGTTTGGGAGTTTCATTAAAACTTTTCAACTTGCCGCCAAACATTTTGAAGGACCGCGTATTTTTATTTGCAAAGACCCGCCCCTACTTCGAGAGAAGAGGCTTATTGATATCAATGAAGACCTTTTAACATGTGATATTTCGATGCAACATAGATGCCCTCCTGAATGTAACTGTTACGAACAACCATCGAGATCTAGGGTTGTGGTTAATTGTTCCTCGACAAGAAAACGTAAAATGCCGAGTGTTTGTCCGCAACAAGATGATTTAGATATTGATTTTAGTCATAACTTTATATCCGTTTTTGAATACCATACTTATTTGAATAGAACATTTTCAATCAATTTGTCTAATAATAGAATAACAAGTGTAGATCCCTTTATTTATGGAATCGTGAAACTACGGAATATTAATCTTCAGCACAATAAAATATTACAGATTCATAAGAATGTACTGTTGATGACTAATGACCACAAAATATCTTTTGGACGTATATCAATAAAGTGTTCCTGTGAAATGAAATGGATTGAATCATGGCTAGAAAATCAACTCAGAAGACATGGAGTTTATAACTCCATTAACTGTCATATACGAGGTAGAAATATTCAAGCGAGTTCAATTTCTGAGATTTGTGCCTTTGTAAAACCGAATTCAACTGTTAAATATGTACTTTTTAGCGTCGTGATATCTATATTTGTATCATTGCTGCTATGCTTGAAAATGAAATACGAACTGTGTCTCCTTTTAAGAAATTTCAAAAGACTGTACCTCAACCGATTCAATAATAACGACAGTGTGGAGCCGATCCGATTTGACGTATACATTTCGTTCAATGCAGAGAATAGCAATATAATGAAATGGATAAAGACAGTTGTATCCAATCTGGAAAAAAATGGCTACAAAATTTGTTTACCTCCAAGAGATTTTGATGTAGGAGGTGTGCACGTCGATCAAATTTCGACCGAAATAGCTAACTCAATTTCATATTTAGTGATTTTGAGTGACGATTATCTAAAATCACAATTTCAAATGATTGAATGGAACAAGATTTGGGCTCACTACAAGACAAACATATATCGCAATATTGTTGTTATTAATTATGATATTTCGGATAGTGTAAATATTCAAGATAGGAAATTAAAAGCTTTTGTAAGACTGGGATTTACGTTTGATTTTTGTAACTTTAACAACAAACTGATGAATGATATAGAATTAAAGTTACGGAGAACGGAGAAGCTACAGCTTTTAACTTGA